A section of the Anaerolineae bacterium genome encodes:
- the fusA gene encoding elongation factor G, with the protein MTVDIQKIRNIGIIAHIDAGKTTVTERILFHTGKTHRIGNVDEGTTVTDSMPQERERGITIQSAAVTTEWKGHQITIIDTPGHIDFTAEVQRALRVLDGGVVVFDGVAGVEPQSETVWRQADRYRVPRICFINKLDRAGANFWYALETIETRLGAHPLAIQMPIGSEKAFRGMIDLVEMHAYLYPEPHAEPVTAPIPAELMEEAQARREAMLELLADVDDEVAERYLEEAEMSPDFLRAAIRRATLAGALVPVLCGTALHDMGVQPLLDAVVAYLPAPQDIEPMSGRMPETGEEIGCDNDASQPLAALVFKVNTDPYVGRLAYIRVYDGVLRRGETVANPATGKKERIGRLVRMHADRREDVEEISAGDIGAILGMKIATTGETICAPSRLVVLEEISFPAPVVHLAIEPKTKADQDRLSTSLGALVDEDPTLRVRFDERTGQTILSGMGELHLEVVVDRLRREFNVSARVGQPQVAYCETITRPAQGEGRLVRQTGGRGQFAHVILAVEPLPSGTGNVIENHIVGGAIPRQFIPAVEAGIKEGLAMGALIGQPLIDIKVSILDGRFHEVDSSEQAFRTAAAMALKDAVLRAGPIILEPIMKVEVIAPEEYIGGILGDLSSKGGTVIGLDPRVGGVQGIIAHVPLAAMFGYAGNLRSITQGRGTFVMEFDHYAEVPAKVAEELRRVA; encoded by the coding sequence ATGACCGTAGACATTCAGAAAATTCGCAACATCGGCATCATTGCCCATATTGACGCCGGCAAAACGACCGTGACGGAACGCATCCTGTTCCACACCGGCAAAACGCACCGCATCGGCAATGTGGACGAGGGCACTACCGTGACCGACTCCATGCCGCAGGAGCGTGAGCGCGGCATCACCATCCAGTCCGCCGCGGTGACCACCGAATGGAAGGGACATCAGATTACCATCATCGATACCCCTGGCCATATCGACTTCACCGCGGAGGTTCAGCGCGCCCTGCGCGTCCTGGACGGCGGCGTGGTGGTCTTTGACGGCGTCGCCGGCGTCGAGCCGCAGTCCGAAACCGTCTGGCGGCAGGCGGATCGCTATCGCGTCCCGCGCATCTGCTTCATCAACAAGCTGGACCGTGCCGGCGCCAACTTCTGGTACGCCCTCGAGACCATCGAAACACGCCTGGGCGCCCACCCGCTTGCCATCCAGATGCCCATCGGCTCCGAAAAGGCCTTCCGCGGCATGATCGACCTGGTCGAAATGCACGCCTACCTGTATCCCGAGCCGCACGCGGAACCGGTCACGGCGCCGATCCCGGCCGAACTGATGGAAGAGGCACAGGCGCGCCGCGAGGCGATGCTGGAACTGCTGGCCGACGTGGACGACGAGGTTGCCGAGCGCTATCTCGAGGAAGCAGAAATGTCCCCGGACTTTCTGCGCGCGGCCATTCGCCGCGCCACCCTCGCCGGCGCCCTGGTCCCTGTGCTGTGCGGCACGGCCCTGCATGATATGGGCGTCCAGCCGCTCCTGGATGCGGTGGTAGCGTATCTGCCGGCCCCGCAGGACATCGAACCCATGTCCGGCCGCATGCCTGAGACGGGCGAGGAAATCGGCTGTGACAACGATGCGTCCCAGCCTCTGGCGGCGCTGGTTTTCAAGGTCAACACCGACCCGTACGTCGGCCGGCTGGCCTATATCCGGGTCTATGACGGCGTCCTGCGCCGCGGCGAAACGGTGGCGAACCCCGCCACCGGCAAGAAGGAGCGCATCGGCCGGCTGGTGCGCATGCACGCCGACCGCCGCGAGGACGTGGAGGAGATCTCCGCCGGCGACATCGGCGCCATCCTCGGCATGAAGATCGCCACCACCGGCGAGACCATCTGCGCGCCATCCCGTCTGGTGGTGCTGGAGGAAATCAGCTTCCCCGCCCCAGTCGTGCATCTCGCCATCGAACCGAAGACCAAGGCGGACCAGGACCGGCTTTCCACCTCGCTGGGCGCGCTGGTGGATGAGGACCCCACCCTGCGGGTGCGCTTCGACGAACGCACCGGCCAGACCATTCTTTCCGGCATGGGAGAACTGCACCTGGAAGTGGTTGTGGATAGACTGCGCCGCGAGTTCAACGTCTCCGCGCGCGTTGGACAGCCGCAGGTGGCCTACTGTGAGACCATCACGCGGCCGGCGCAGGGCGAGGGCCGGCTGGTGCGCCAGACCGGCGGCCGCGGCCAGTTCGCGCATGTCATCCTGGCGGTGGAGCCACTGCCGTCCGGCACGGGCAACGTCATCGAGAACCATATCGTGGGCGGCGCCATCCCGCGGCAGTTCATCCCGGCGGTGGAGGCCGGCATCAAAGAGGGCCTGGCTATGGGTGCCCTGATCGGCCAGCCCCTCATTGACATCAAGGTTTCCATCCTGGACGGCCGCTTCCATGAAGTGGACTCCTCGGAGCAAGCCTTCCGCACCGCGGCGGCCATGGCGCTGAAGGACGCTGTCCTGCGCGCCGGCCCCATTATCCTCGAACCCATTATGAAGGTGGAGGTCATCGCGCCCGAGGAATATATCGGCGGCATCCTGGGGGACCTGAGCAGTAAGGGCGGCACGGTCATTGGGCTGGACCCGCGCGTCGGCGGTGTGCAGGGCATCATCGCCCACGTGCCGCTGGCGGCCATGTTCGGCTACGCCGGCAACCTCCGCTCCATCACCCAGGGCCGCGGCACCTTTGTCATGGAATTTGACCACTATGCCGAAGTGCCGGCGAAGGTCGCCGAAGAACTGCGGCGAGTGGCGTAA